CCAGCCGACGCTGCACAACCCGCTCGGGGTGACCATGCCGCCCCGGCGCCGCGCGGAGCTGGCCGCGGTGCTGCGCGAGCGCGACCTGCCGTGCGTCGAGGACACGGTCTACGCGTTCCTGCGCGACGGTCCCCCGCCGCTGGTCACGTGGGCCCCGGAGCGGACGCTCGTCGTCGACGGGCTGTCCAAGCGCCTCGCGCCGGGCCTCAGCGTCGGGATCGTGGTGCCCCCGCCCGCCTGGGCCGAGCGGGTGTCCGCGGCGCTGCGCTCGGGCGGCTGGACCGCCACCGGCTTCGCGCTCGACGCCACCGCCCGGGCCATGGCGTCGGGGGCGGTCGCCGAGATCGAGGCCGCGAAGCGCGTCGACGCCGCCGCCCGCCAGGCCCTGGTGCGGGAGCGGATCGCGGTGCGCGCCGACCCGGCGGCGTACCACTGCTGGTGGGAGCTGCCGGCGCCGTGGCGGGCGGAGACGTTCGTGGCCGCGGCGGCCCGGCTCGGCATCGCGGTCACCCCGGCCGCGGCGTTCGCCGTGGGTCCCGCGCACGCGCCCGACGCGGTGCGCCTGGCGCTGGCCGCTCCCCCGCTGCCGGTGCTCGCCCGGGCGCTGGACCGGCTCGCCGCGCTGGCCCGCGGCGCACCGGGGGACGACGGGATCGAGTAGCCGCGAGGTCGGGGCCCGTACGGGGTGGTGACGGTTCGCGGACGGGTCCGACGAGGACCACCGACCCCGGTTAACCTCGCCGGGTGCGCCACCACGATCTCGCCGTCATCGGCACCGGCTCGGGCAACTCCATCGTCGACCCCCGCTTCGACCACCTCGACGTGGCGATCGTCGAGCACGGGGTGTTCGGCGGCACGTGCCTGAACGTCGGCTGCATCCCGACGAAGATGTACGTCTACCCCGCCGACGTCGCCCGGCTCATCCGGAAGTCGTCGACGTACGGGATCGACGCCTCCGTCGACAAGGTGCGCTGGACCGACATCCGCGACCGCGTGTTCGGCCGCATCGACCCGATCTCGGCGGGCGGGCGCGAGTACCGGGTCGACCGCTGCCCCAACGTCACCGTCTACGAGGGGCACGCCCGGTTCACCGGCCCGCGCGAGATCTCCGTCGACGGCGGGGAGCCGTTCAGCGCCGACCGGATCGTCATCGCCGCGGGGGGCCGCCCCGCGATCCCGCAGCCGATCACCGACTCCGGCATCCCGTACGAGACGTCCGACACGATCATGCGGATCGACACGCTGCCCGAGCACCTGCTCGTCGTCGGCGCGGGCTACATCGGCGCCGAGTTCGCGCACGTGTTCTCCGCGCTCGGCTCGCGGGTCACGATCATCGGACGCGGCCGGCAGCTGCTGCGCTCGCAGGACGAGACGGTGGCCGAGCGGTTCACCGACGCCGTCCGCGACCGCTGGGACGTCCGTCTCGGGCAGTCGATCACCACCGCCCGGCACGGCGCCGACGGCATCGAGCTCACCTTCCAGGACGGCTCGTCGGTCCGCGGCGACCTCGTGCTCGTCGCGACCGGGCGCAAGCCGAACTCCGACCGCCTCGACCTGGACAGGGCCGGGATCGCGGTGCACGTGGACGGCCGGATCGCCGTCGACGAGCACCAGCGCACGAGCGTCGACGGGGTGTTCGCCCTCGGCGACATCAGCTCGCCGTACCAGCTCAAGCACGTGGCCAACCACGAGGCGAAGGTCGTGGCGCACAACCTCGCCCACCCCGACGACCTGCGCGCCACCAACCACCACGCGGTGCCCGCCGCGGTGTTCACCGACCCGCAGATCGCGGCCGTCGGACGCACCGAGGCGCAGTGCCGCGCGGAGGGGCTCGACGTCGCGGTGAAGATCCAGGCCTACGGCGACGTCGCCTACGGCTGGGCGATGGAGGACACCACCGGGTTCTGCAAGATCATCGCCGAGCGCGGGACCGGGCGCATCCTCGGGGCGCACGTCATGGGACCGCAGGCGAGCACGGTCATCCAGCCGCTGGTCCAGGCCATGGCGTTCGGTCTCGGCGCCCGCGAGATGGCCGAGGGGCAGTACTGGATCCACCCCGCGCTGCCGGAAGTGGTCGAGAACGCACTGCTCGGGCTCGATCTGTAGGGGCTCGGGCGTCGAATGCTGGATACTGGGGTGGCCAGTGAGGCCACCCTTCCTCCGTCGACACCCGAGGTGCCGCCCATGTCCGTAGCCGAGAGCCCCACCCGGCCGTCCGGTCCGAAGCCGATCCTCGACGGGCAGCGCGGGGTCGCGTCGACCGTCGCCGTCTACATCTTCGTGATCACCCCGCTCCTCGCGCTGCTGGCCGCCGTGCCGATCGCCTGGGGCTGGGGCCTGAGCTGGGTCGACATCGCGATCGCGCTGCCGTTCTACGTCGTCAGCGGCCTCGGCATCACCGTCGGCTTCCACCGCTACTTCACCCACGGCTCCTTCAAGGCCAACCGGGTGCTGCGCGTCGCGCTGGCGATCTCGGGCAGCCTGGCGCTGCAGGGGCCCGTCATCGACTGGGTGGCCGACCACCGCCGCCACCACGCGTTCTCCGACAAGGAGGGCGACCCGCACTCCCCGTGGCTGTTCGGCACCGGACCGCGCGCGCTGGCCAAGGGCTTCTACCACTCGCACATGGGCTGGCTGTTCGGCCGCGACCAGACCAACGAGGAGCGCTTCACCCCCGACCTGCTCGCCGACCGCGACATCGTGCGGGTCGACCGGCTGTTCGTCCTGTGGGCCACGCTCTCGCTCGTCCTGCCGGGCGTCATCGGCGGGCTGGTCACGCTGTCCTGGGCCGGCGCGCTCACCGCGTTCTTCTGGGGCGGGCTCGTGCGCGTCGCGCTGCTGCACCACGTCACCTGGTCGATCAACTCGATCTGCCACATGATCGGCGAGCAGCCCTTCGCCTCGCGCGACCACTCCCGCAACGTGTGGCCGCTCGCCGTCCTGAGCTTCGGCGAGTCGTGGCACAACCTGCACCACGCCGACCCCACCTGCGCCCGGCACGGCGTGCAGCGCGGCCAGGTCGACATCTCCGCCCGCGTCATCCGGATCTTCGAGAAGCTCGGCTGGGCCCACTCGGTCCGCTGGCCCACCACGAAGCGCCTGGAGAAGCTGGCCCGCGCCTAGATCACCAGCAGCGCGGCGCGCGCCCCGAACACCAGCAGCGCGGACCCGGCCCCCACGCCGGCCACCGGCCCGCGAGACGCGCGCATCTCACCGATGATCGCCAGAAGTGGTCGGCTGGTGTCACCGGTGACACCAGCCGACCACTTCCGCCGATCATGCCGCCGCTAGGAGCGAGTCCGCGATCTCCCGCACGCAGGCGGCGGGCCTGCCGTCGAGGTCGTGCCATGTGTAGCGGAGCAGGTCCCAGCCGCTGCGGTGCAGGGCGTTGCCCTTGCGCCGGTCGTTGCGGAACCTCTCGACGTCGACGTGCCACGCCCACCCGTCGACCTCGATCGCCAGCTTCGCCCGCGGGAACGCGACGTCGATCCGCCACGGCCCGAACGGGTGCCCGAGCACCCAGCCGGTGATCCCCGCGTCGCGCAGCAGGGTGACGAGCAGGCGCTCCGCCGCCGAGTCGGCCCGGTCGGCGGCCGCGGCGATCAA
This sequence is a window from Pseudonocardia petroleophila. Protein-coding genes within it:
- a CDS encoding PLP-dependent aminotransferase family protein; translated protein: MDDYRTLADALAADVDAGRLRPGERLPTQRRFARDRGIAVSTASRVYAELVRRGIAVGEVGRGTFVRARDPGPDLPDPADGRVDLELNFPVVDGQAEILARAVGPLLRADALAAALAPVGVMGTPAARAAAAATFARPGWAPDPDAIRFAGNGRQAVAAAVAALVGVGGRLGVELLTYPVVRGIAARLGVRLVPLPVDDHGLVPDGVRDAGPLDAVYVQPTLHNPLGVTMPPRRRAELAAVLRERDLPCVEDTVYAFLRDGPPPLVTWAPERTLVVDGLSKRLAPGLSVGIVVPPPAWAERVSAALRSGGWTATGFALDATARAMASGAVAEIEAAKRVDAAARQALVRERIAVRADPAAYHCWWELPAPWRAETFVAAAARLGIAVTPAAAFAVGPAHAPDAVRLALAAPPLPVLARALDRLAALARGAPGDDGIE
- a CDS encoding mycothione reductase; amino-acid sequence: MRHHDLAVIGTGSGNSIVDPRFDHLDVAIVEHGVFGGTCLNVGCIPTKMYVYPADVARLIRKSSTYGIDASVDKVRWTDIRDRVFGRIDPISAGGREYRVDRCPNVTVYEGHARFTGPREISVDGGEPFSADRIVIAAGGRPAIPQPITDSGIPYETSDTIMRIDTLPEHLLVVGAGYIGAEFAHVFSALGSRVTIIGRGRQLLRSQDETVAERFTDAVRDRWDVRLGQSITTARHGADGIELTFQDGSSVRGDLVLVATGRKPNSDRLDLDRAGIAVHVDGRIAVDEHQRTSVDGVFALGDISSPYQLKHVANHEAKVVAHNLAHPDDLRATNHHAVPAAVFTDPQIAAVGRTEAQCRAEGLDVAVKIQAYGDVAYGWAMEDTTGFCKIIAERGTGRILGAHVMGPQASTVIQPLVQAMAFGLGAREMAEGQYWIHPALPEVVENALLGLDL
- a CDS encoding acyl-CoA desaturase; amino-acid sequence: MSVAESPTRPSGPKPILDGQRGVASTVAVYIFVITPLLALLAAVPIAWGWGLSWVDIAIALPFYVVSGLGITVGFHRYFTHGSFKANRVLRVALAISGSLALQGPVIDWVADHRRHHAFSDKEGDPHSPWLFGTGPRALAKGFYHSHMGWLFGRDQTNEERFTPDLLADRDIVRVDRLFVLWATLSLVLPGVIGGLVTLSWAGALTAFFWGGLVRVALLHHVTWSINSICHMIGEQPFASRDHSRNVWPLAVLSFGESWHNLHHADPTCARHGVQRGQVDISARVIRIFEKLGWAHSVRWPTTKRLEKLARA